CCTTGCTGGGTGGTGGTAGTGCGGATCCGCGTATCCTTCCAGGAGGTCTGCATTGACGCTAATCCTTATAGCAGCTATAAGGTCAAGCACTTTTCTTGCGATGTCGTCCCCTGCACGTCGGAGAGGTGAACATGAGGATAGGAGAGGTCGCAAAAATTTCCCGCTGCCCGGCGGTCACCATCCGCTACTATGAAAAGATCGGCTTGCTGCCCAACGCAAAGCGGACGGCGTCAAACTACCGAATCTACGATCAGAACGATCTGGAGCGCCTGCGCTTCATCCGCCATTGCCGCAACCACGGCATGTCGCTTGCCGACATCGAAAAACTGTTGTCGCTAAAGGATGATGACGGTGTCCTTCATGATGGGGACATCGTCGCTATCGTCGAATCCCACAGGAAAAACATAAAAGCGCAGATCGCCTCGCTGACTGCCCTGCTCCGCAAACTGGACGACCTGGTCGCCGACCCGGCCGGAGGAAAGGAAA
This is a stretch of genomic DNA from Desulfovibrio piger. It encodes these proteins:
- a CDS encoding MerR family transcriptional regulator, producing the protein MRIGEVAKISRCPAVTIRYYEKIGLLPNAKRTASNYRIYDQNDLERLRFIRHCRNHGMSLADIEKLLSLKDDDGVLHDGDIVAIVESHRKNIKAQIASLTALLRKLDDLVADPAGGKEKGDRIMETLGAPCPACSDYARFPHDPS